In the Chroococcidiopsis sp. SAG 2025 genome, one interval contains:
- a CDS encoding 2OG-Fe dioxygenase family protein, translated as MQKVLNSKKLGYDLLFTLQKANFINLEELQRFFQDLPVDPYIKGNYRRRRLSRFSITDGKVVKLPHGRLFQSKEYNPVVGDIQREFHEIDDALVVHEDFTRLLFAFNDACKLYSDSREIGVHQIRTTCSATNFGNPAPEGIHRDGTDLIAIFSIGRNNVQGGETHLYRSKKESPVFNKTLNPGELLLLNDREFFHYTTPVKPLNDETEGTRDVFVLTCPSLLS; from the coding sequence ATGCAAAAAGTACTAAATTCAAAAAAATTAGGCTACGACTTATTATTTACATTACAAAAGGCAAATTTTATCAACTTAGAAGAGTTGCAGCGCTTTTTCCAAGATTTGCCAGTAGATCCATACATTAAGGGTAACTATCGCCGCCGCCGTTTATCCCGTTTTAGCATAACAGACGGAAAAGTGGTGAAATTACCTCACGGTCGCTTATTTCAAAGTAAAGAATATAATCCTGTAGTAGGAGATATTCAAAGAGAGTTTCATGAAATTGATGATGCTCTGGTAGTGCATGAAGATTTTACAAGATTGCTGTTTGCCTTTAACGATGCTTGTAAATTGTATTCTGACTCTCGGGAAATTGGCGTGCATCAAATTAGAACGACTTGTTCGGCAACCAATTTTGGCAATCCAGCACCAGAGGGAATTCACCGTGATGGGACAGATTTGATTGCGATCTTTTCTATCGGACGTAATAATGTCCAAGGGGGAGAGACGCACTTATATAGATCTAAAAAGGAAAGCCCTGTGTTTAATAAAACCCTCAACCCTGGAGAACTTTTGCTACTTAACGATCGCGAATTTTTCCATTACACGACTCCCGTTAAACCTCTAAATGATGAGACGGAGGGAACGAGGGACGTGTTTGTATTAACTTGTCCGAGTCTGCTGTCGTAG
- the mfd gene encoding transcription-repair coupling factor codes for MAFSSIVRALGRSPLSTELISKLNRQQVCSLNGVSRLPKGLVASALAQAQQRHLLVICATLEEAGRWTAQLESMGWDRVHFYPTSEASPYEPFDPETEMTWGQMQVLADLIEETGGKGNKGDKGDKGDKETSPSLLAPRSSPLIAVVATERALQPHLPPADVFQPYCLTISKGMEFDLGDFGDRLAAMGYDRVPTVETEGQWSRRGDIVDVFPVSSELPVRLEWFGDEIEQIREFDPATQRSSVGGTALDKISQVVLTPTNFAPIVKAALTEEQTEIVKTYLSPEERELFDAGNDPEGSRRFLGLAFSQPASLLDYLPKDTIITIDELELCQAHSDRWVENAEEQWQQLGSREQGAGSRGKRAEGAEEAEEAILATSHQPLATPLPKVHRTFEDSLATAQGFQELYLSELAVEENPSLLAPHSSPLNLASRSIPVTPHAFGKLAETIRQERDRGFSTWLVSAQPSRSVSLLQEHDCPAQFIPNPRDYQAIDKLQLQRTPVALKYSGVAELEGFILPTFRLMVVTDREFYGQHSLATPSYIRKRRRAASKQVDPNKLRPGDFVVHRNHGIGKFLRLESLTIDRETREYLVVQYADGLLRVAADQLGSLSRFRATDSKPPELNKMSSKAWANTKNRARKAIKKLAVDLLQLYAQRSQQSGYAYPIDSPWQVELEDSFPYQPTTDQLKATQDVKRDMESDRPMDRLVCGDVGFGKTEVAIRAVFKAVTAGKQVALLAPTTILTQQHYHTLKERFAPYPVNVGLLNRFRSAEERKDLLKRLATGELDIVVGTHQLLGKGVSFRDLGLLVIDEEQRFGVNQKEKIKALKTQLDVLTLSATPIPRTLYMSLSGIREMSLITTPPPSRRPIKTHLAPYDTESIRSAIRQELDRGGQVFYVVPRVEGIEETAATLREIVGGARIAVGHGQLDENQLESTMLSFSNGEADILVCTTIIESGLDIPRVNTILIEDAHRFGLSQLYQLRGRVGRAGIQAHAWLFYPKQRALSDTARQRLRAIQEFTQLGSGYHLAMRDMEIRGVGNLLGVEQSGQMDAIGFDLYMEMLEEALREIRGQEIPQVEDTQIDLNLTAFIPTDYITDLDQKMSAYRAVAAAKTKEELIQLAADWSDRYGAIPTGATQLLRVMELKQLARKLGFSRIKPEGKQHVVLETAMEEPAWNLMIANLPDSLRSRFVYSPGKVTVRGLAVLKTEQQLQTLIDALSKMQGAVPETVMV; via the coding sequence ATGGCTTTTTCTTCTATCGTGCGTGCCTTAGGGCGATCGCCACTGTCAACCGAACTCATATCTAAACTCAATCGCCAGCAGGTCTGTTCTCTCAATGGCGTTTCGCGCTTGCCTAAAGGATTGGTGGCTTCGGCTTTAGCACAAGCACAACAGCGTCACCTCCTGGTTATCTGCGCCACTCTGGAAGAAGCCGGACGTTGGACGGCTCAACTCGAATCGATGGGATGGGATCGAGTCCATTTTTACCCCACTTCAGAAGCATCGCCTTACGAACCCTTCGACCCCGAAACCGAAATGACTTGGGGACAGATGCAGGTGCTGGCAGATTTGATTGAGGAAACGGGAGGAAAGGGGAACAAGGGAGACAAGGGAGACAAGGGGGACAAGGAGACATCTCCCTCACTCCTCGCTCCTCGCTCCTCACCCCTCATCGCAGTCGTGGCGACAGAAAGAGCTTTACAACCCCACTTACCACCAGCAGACGTGTTTCAACCCTACTGCTTGACCATTAGTAAGGGGATGGAATTCGATCTAGGTGACTTTGGCGATCGCCTTGCAGCAATGGGTTACGATCGCGTACCCACGGTAGAAACCGAAGGACAATGGAGCAGGCGCGGCGATATTGTAGACGTGTTTCCCGTCTCTTCCGAATTGCCCGTGCGTTTGGAGTGGTTTGGCGATGAAATCGAACAAATTCGCGAGTTCGACCCAGCGACTCAACGCAGTTCTGTGGGTGGCACGGCACTTGACAAGATATCACAAGTCGTGCTTACACCAACCAATTTTGCTCCCATCGTCAAAGCAGCACTAACGGAGGAACAAACAGAAATTGTTAAAACCTACCTTTCCCCAGAAGAACGAGAACTATTCGACGCAGGAAATGACCCAGAAGGTAGCCGCCGCTTTCTGGGTTTAGCTTTCTCCCAACCCGCATCCCTCCTTGACTATTTACCCAAAGATACGATTATCACCATTGACGAACTAGAACTATGTCAAGCGCACAGCGATCGCTGGGTGGAGAATGCAGAGGAACAGTGGCAGCAATTAGGGAGCAGGGAGCAGGGAGCAGGGAGCAGGGGGAAGAGGGCTGAGGGAGCTGAGGAGGCTGAGGAAGCAATTCTAGCCACTAGCCACCAGCCACTAGCCACTCCTCTACCAAAAGTCCACCGCACATTTGAAGACTCATTAGCAACAGCCCAAGGATTTCAGGAATTATATTTATCGGAATTAGCAGTTGAAGAAAACCCCTCACTCCTCGCTCCTCACTCCTCGCCCCTCAATCTTGCCAGTCGTTCGATTCCCGTCACTCCTCATGCGTTTGGGAAGTTAGCAGAGACAATTAGACAAGAACGCGATCGCGGTTTCTCGACTTGGCTGGTTTCGGCTCAACCATCCCGTTCTGTCTCCCTATTGCAAGAACACGATTGTCCTGCCCAATTTATCCCCAATCCTCGCGATTACCAGGCGATCGATAAATTGCAACTTCAGCGTACGCCTGTGGCGTTGAAATATTCGGGGGTGGCAGAATTAGAAGGTTTTATTCTCCCTACGTTTCGCTTGATGGTGGTGACTGACCGCGAATTTTACGGTCAGCACAGCCTCGCTACTCCTAGCTACATTCGCAAGCGCCGCCGCGCCGCCTCGAAGCAAGTCGATCCGAATAAGTTGCGTCCGGGGGATTTTGTCGTTCACAGAAATCACGGGATCGGCAAGTTTTTGCGGCTGGAAAGTCTGACGATCGATCGCGAAACACGAGAATATTTAGTCGTGCAATATGCCGATGGTTTGTTGCGCGTCGCTGCCGATCAACTCGGTTCGTTATCAAGGTTTCGCGCCACCGATAGCAAGCCGCCAGAACTGAATAAAATGTCGAGTAAGGCGTGGGCAAACACGAAAAATCGCGCCAGAAAAGCAATCAAAAAACTGGCAGTGGATCTGCTGCAACTGTACGCCCAGCGATCGCAGCAATCAGGTTATGCTTACCCAATTGATTCTCCTTGGCAGGTAGAATTAGAAGATTCTTTCCCCTATCAACCGACAACAGACCAACTCAAAGCGACTCAAGATGTCAAGCGCGACATGGAAAGCGATCGCCCGATGGATCGTTTAGTCTGTGGCGATGTGGGTTTTGGTAAGACTGAAGTAGCAATTCGCGCTGTTTTCAAAGCTGTCACAGCAGGTAAGCAAGTTGCTTTGCTTGCCCCTACCACTATTCTGACGCAACAACATTACCATACTTTAAAAGAACGCTTTGCCCCTTATCCGGTAAACGTCGGCTTACTCAACCGCTTTCGCAGTGCCGAGGAGCGAAAAGATCTACTCAAGCGATTGGCAACGGGTGAATTAGATATTGTTGTCGGGACGCACCAACTACTAGGTAAAGGTGTCAGCTTCCGCGATTTGGGACTATTGGTAATCGACGAAGAACAAAGATTTGGGGTCAATCAGAAAGAAAAAATTAAAGCTTTGAAAACTCAATTAGACGTGCTAACTCTTTCTGCAACTCCCATTCCCCGTACCTTGTATATGTCATTGTCGGGAATTCGGGAGATGAGTCTGATTACTACGCCGCCTCCCTCCCGCCGACCGATTAAAACTCACCTCGCACCTTACGATACTGAATCAATTCGTAGCGCCATTCGTCAAGAACTCGATCGCGGCGGACAAGTTTTTTATGTCGTCCCGCGTGTCGAAGGAATTGAAGAGACAGCGGCGACTTTAAGAGAAATTGTTGGCGGGGCGAGAATTGCCGTCGGACACGGACAATTAGATGAAAACCAATTAGAATCAACGATGCTTTCCTTTAGTAACGGGGAAGCCGATATTTTGGTTTGCACCACGATTATTGAATCGGGCTTAGATATCCCGCGTGTGAATACAATTCTAATTGAAGATGCGCATCGCTTCGGTTTATCCCAACTCTACCAGTTGCGGGGGCGTGTCGGACGGGCGGGAATTCAGGCTCATGCCTGGTTATTTTATCCTAAACAACGGGCGCTATCCGATACGGCAAGGCAGCGTTTGCGGGCAATTCAAGAATTCACTCAACTCGGTTCTGGCTATCACTTGGCAATGCGCGATATGGAAATTCGCGGTGTGGGAAATTTGTTAGGCGTAGAACAATCCGGTCAAATGGATGCGATCGGTTTCGATTTATATATGGAAATGTTAGAGGAAGCCTTGCGCGAAATTCGCGGTCAGGAAATTCCCCAAGTGGAAGATACGCAAATCGATTTGAATTTGACGGCGTTTATTCCCACAGATTACATTACCGATTTAGACCAGAAGATGAGCGCGTATCGGGCTGTAGCAGCGGCGAAAACTAAGGAAGAGTTAATCCAACTTGCCGCAGATTGGAGCGATCGCTACGGGGCAATTCCGACTGGTGCAACTCAATTATTGCGCGTCATGGAATTAAAACAACTAGCGAGAAAATTAGGATTTAGCCGCATCAAACCCGAAGGTAAACAGCACGTAGTTTTAGAAACTGCGATGGAAGAACCAGCTTGGAATTTAATGATTGCCAACTTACCTGATAGTTTGCGATCGCGCTTTGTTTACTCGCCTGGTAAAGTCACCGTGCGCGGTTTAGCAGTCCTCAAAACCGAACAACAATTGCAAACTTTAATTGATGCTTTGAGCAAGATGCAAGGTGCAGTTCCAGAAACGGTGATGGTTTGA
- a CDS encoding response regulator — MDILLVEDDQPIRVVLAEVLSSQQYVVDVATDGETGLKLARAKVYDLLLLDVMLPKLNGIGLCKLLRAEGYQNPILLLTGKDSSGDRVAGLDAGADDYVVKPFDIQELLARVRALTRRSHSAPSTVTTWENVQLDATNSEVSCNGQRLNLTPKEFCLLELFFGNPKRVFSRSAILDRLWDVAESPGEETVSTHIKCLRQKLKAAGATDPIETVHGLGYRLRQAGEGTGSREQGVGERELRELREQDKSQVTSHKSQVTIQPHIHPTPYTSHTSHTSHTLHPTPHSRLPTHQVQSRTAKVWERHKDKIVAQVAVLGQAARALVQNELTPQLRQQAHAEAHKLAGSLGIFGLMAGTHLARELELLLHPDIMLETAQSQQIAVLAQLLQQELVNPAVPTATVIEPQSADRVPLILIVDDDLMLAERVRVEAIAWGMRVEVVTDLDVARQTIAQTPPDAVLLDLNFPSAQEDGMTLLRELANRFPTILAIAFTGRESLADRVAVAQLGGCAFLHKPLPTYEILKAVTEALKLQRQKSGNRVMLVDDDPVILEILSEQLHNLEIEVTSLKNPKQFWQVFTTFAPDLLVLDMQMPHFDGVQLCQVVRTDPHWHHLPILFLSISATETEIARAFAAGADDYISKSTDGMEIATRITRRLRREQRSLGDEATTNPSRQRKN; from the coding sequence GTGGACATTTTATTAGTAGAAGATGACCAACCTATAAGGGTAGTTTTGGCGGAGGTGCTTTCTAGCCAGCAATATGTTGTGGATGTGGCAACCGATGGAGAAACGGGACTGAAACTAGCACGAGCTAAAGTTTACGATCTGCTGCTGTTAGATGTGATGCTGCCTAAGCTGAATGGGATCGGTTTGTGCAAACTTCTGCGAGCTGAAGGATATCAAAATCCGATCCTATTGCTGACGGGGAAAGATAGCAGTGGCGATCGCGTGGCAGGATTAGACGCAGGGGCAGATGATTACGTCGTTAAACCCTTTGACATACAGGAACTATTAGCGCGAGTGCGGGCATTGACCAGGCGGAGTCACTCAGCGCCATCGACCGTGACAACCTGGGAGAACGTGCAGCTAGATGCAACTAACAGCGAAGTGAGTTGTAACGGACAGCGCCTCAACCTCACGCCCAAAGAATTCTGCTTGCTAGAACTGTTCTTCGGCAATCCTAAGCGAGTCTTCAGCCGTAGTGCCATCCTAGATCGGTTATGGGATGTTGCTGAGTCCCCAGGGGAAGAAACAGTCAGCACCCACATCAAATGTCTGCGGCAAAAATTGAAAGCTGCCGGTGCGACAGACCCGATTGAAACAGTTCACGGTTTGGGATATCGGTTGAGACAAGCTGGTGAGGGAACAGGGAGCAGGGAGCAGGGAGTAGGGGAAAGAGAGCTGAGAGAGCTGAGGGAGCAAGACAAGTCACAAGTCACAAGTCACAAGTCACAAGTCACAATTCAACCCCACATACATCCCACACCCTACACTTCCCACACTTCCCACACTTCCCACACCCTACACCCTACACCCCATTCACGGCTCCCGACTCACCAAGTCCAGTCGAGAACTGCTAAAGTCTGGGAGAGGCATAAGGATAAGATTGTGGCACAAGTAGCTGTGTTGGGGCAAGCAGCACGAGCATTGGTGCAAAATGAGCTAACGCCTCAACTACGACAACAGGCTCACGCTGAGGCGCATAAACTGGCTGGTTCTTTGGGAATTTTTGGGTTAATGGCAGGGACTCACTTAGCGCGGGAATTAGAACTATTGCTGCACCCAGACATAATGCTAGAAACAGCCCAAAGTCAACAGATTGCAGTACTAGCACAATTGTTGCAACAAGAATTGGTAAATCCCGCTGTGCCAACAGCCACGGTAATAGAACCTCAATCCGCCGATCGCGTACCGCTGATTTTGATTGTCGATGACGATCTGATGCTAGCAGAGCGGGTAAGAGTAGAGGCGATCGCCTGGGGAATGCGAGTCGAGGTCGTGACAGATCTCGATGTTGCCAGACAAACGATCGCTCAGACTCCACCAGATGCCGTTCTGCTCGATCTCAACTTTCCCAGCGCTCAAGAAGATGGGATGACGCTGCTGCGGGAGTTAGCCAACCGCTTTCCTACGATTCTTGCGATCGCATTTACGGGAAGAGAAAGCCTAGCAGATCGGGTCGCCGTGGCTCAACTGGGTGGATGTGCTTTTCTACATAAACCATTACCAACTTACGAAATCCTCAAAGCGGTAACAGAAGCACTCAAACTGCAACGCCAGAAAAGCGGAAATCGCGTCATGCTGGTGGACGACGATCCAGTTATCTTAGAAATTCTCTCCGAGCAACTCCACAATTTAGAGATAGAAGTCACGAGTTTGAAGAACCCTAAACAATTCTGGCAAGTTTTCACTACTTTTGCTCCCGATCTCTTAGTCTTGGATATGCAGATGCCTCACTTTGATGGCGTGCAGTTGTGCCAAGTCGTACGGACAGACCCGCATTGGCATCATCTGCCGATTCTGTTTCTCTCAATCAGTGCTACTGAAACAGAGATCGCGCGGGCGTTTGCAGCGGGGGCTGATGATTATATCAGCAAGTCAACTGATGGTATGGAGATCGCTACCCGCATTACGCGCCGCCTGCGGCGAGAACAAAGGAGTTTAGGGGATGAAGCAACAACAAACCCGTCCAGACAGCGAAAAAACTAA
- a CDS encoding PAS domain S-box protein, with amino-acid sequence MKQQQTRPDSEKTKAELLIELEAMRSEVAKLQQAFQLVLANDITQRQQAQDQLQLTQARLEHLLSASPAVIYSCQAVGDYAATFISDNVAEMLGYDSRKFLQTPKFWADRIHPDDAKRVFTQLAHLFDTGSHAHEYRFRHQNGTYRWVKDECKLVRDAAGQPLEIVGYWVDISDRILVETELNALNARLEQRILERTAQWQTTNQALRQEIAQRQEAEAALRDRERRYQAIFNQTFQFIGLLSLDGILLEANQTALDFGGLTHADVIGIPVWETPWWQPDAESRHRLQSAIKAAAAGEFVRYEVDLIGAGGAIVTVDFSLKPVWDEDGKVVLIIPEGRDISDRKQAEESLRESEAKFRQLAENLDDVVWIADANRQVIYVSPAYEKIWGQSCEDLYRDSSAWLQAVYSEDRSQVEQALQATTLHGGYDAEYRIIRPDGRMRWIRDRGFLIRNEAGVVYRIAGIAEDISDRKLAEAILYQRQQEFVALVENSPDVIARFDRQLRHLYINSAIEKELGIPPQAFIGKTIREMGFPAEFVHTFEPALQKVLATGQEQIIELSAQTANGTIGFSQTRLMPETAPDGTVHSILALGRNITAIRAAEIAQRQQMEREQLLNAIVQQMRESLNLEEILNTTVTQVQAFLQADRVLIYQIEPDGSGKVIAQAVAPGWKSLLDLVLSIEALPLHTQQQYLRGKIGRICDCDNASIPPCLVDFMHQTQARAKLTIPIIQQHKLWGLLIVHQCSQPRDWQTWERQLLQQLANKMAIAIQHSELHQQLQTELQERRQIEQALRQSETEFRLLSENSPLGIFRTNNRGEYTYINPRYQQICDCTFEEAMGRGWLQLIHPENRDFVISQNSKAVGEMKSCLSEFHFVCKDGSSRYCRVQAVPLFNDDETYIGHVGTIEDITESRAIAQMKNDFIGIVSHELRTPLTSLRGSLGLLATGVYDNKPEKGKRMLQVAAESAARLVRLVSDILDLERLESGKVTLERQHCNAADLMLQSVEAMRASAEQNQVTLSLTPLQIQIWAAPDAIIQTLTNLLSNAVKFSAPGSTVWLSAELGSREQGAGSRGAGKRAEGAGGAEEQQPSTVFTECSVSVYRQQSTTNYQLPTTSIIFQVKDRGRGIPADKLETIFGQFQQVDVSDSRQKGGTGLGLAICRSIIRQHGGQIWAESVLGEGSSFYFTLPLNTVDG; translated from the coding sequence ATGAAGCAACAACAAACCCGTCCAGACAGCGAAAAAACTAAAGCAGAACTCCTCATCGAACTTGAAGCCATGCGGTCTGAGGTGGCAAAGTTGCAGCAAGCCTTTCAGTTAGTACTAGCTAACGATATTACGCAACGCCAACAGGCACAAGACCAACTTCAACTAACCCAAGCAAGGCTAGAGCATTTACTCAGTGCTAGTCCGGCAGTCATTTACTCTTGTCAAGCGGTTGGCGATTATGCCGCTACGTTTATTAGCGATAACGTGGCTGAAATGTTAGGCTACGACAGCCGCAAATTTTTGCAAACTCCTAAATTTTGGGCAGACAGGATTCATCCTGACGATGCAAAGCGGGTTTTTACTCAACTAGCTCACCTATTTGACACCGGATCTCACGCTCACGAATACCGCTTTCGGCATCAAAACGGGACTTATCGGTGGGTAAAAGATGAATGCAAGCTAGTCAGAGATGCCGCAGGACAACCTTTAGAGATTGTTGGTTATTGGGTAGATATTAGCGATCGCATCCTTGTCGAAACAGAACTCAACGCTCTCAACGCTCGACTCGAACAGCGCATTTTGGAGCGCACGGCTCAATGGCAAACGACAAATCAAGCATTGAGGCAAGAGATTGCCCAACGTCAGGAGGCAGAAGCAGCGCTGCGCGATCGCGAACGACGATATCAGGCGATTTTTAACCAAACATTTCAGTTTATTGGGCTGCTTTCGCTGGATGGCATTTTGTTAGAAGCCAATCAGACAGCACTTGACTTTGGCGGCTTAACTCATGCTGATGTCATCGGTATCCCTGTTTGGGAAACTCCTTGGTGGCAACCTGACGCAGAATCGCGGCATCGCCTACAGTCGGCAATCAAAGCGGCAGCGGCCGGTGAATTCGTGCGCTACGAAGTCGATCTAATTGGGGCTGGAGGTGCGATCGTTACTGTAGACTTTTCGCTCAAACCCGTATGGGATGAAGACGGCAAGGTGGTGCTAATCATTCCAGAAGGACGCGATATCAGCGATCGCAAACAAGCTGAAGAATCACTGCGAGAAAGCGAAGCCAAGTTTCGCCAATTAGCTGAAAATCTTGACGATGTGGTATGGATTGCAGACGCTAACCGCCAGGTTATTTATGTCAGCCCAGCTTACGAAAAAATTTGGGGTCAAAGCTGCGAAGATTTGTATCGAGATTCTAGCGCCTGGTTGCAAGCAGTCTACTCAGAAGATCGCTCCCAAGTCGAGCAGGCTTTACAAGCGACAACCTTGCACGGTGGTTACGATGCAGAGTATCGTATCATTCGCCCTGATGGTAGGATGCGCTGGATCAGGGATCGAGGATTTTTAATTCGGAACGAAGCAGGTGTCGTTTATCGCATTGCTGGAATTGCTGAAGATATTAGCGATCGCAAACTTGCCGAAGCAATTCTCTACCAACGCCAGCAAGAATTTGTCGCCTTAGTGGAAAATTCCCCCGATGTCATTGCTCGTTTCGATCGCCAATTGCGGCACTTATACATTAATTCCGCGATCGAAAAAGAATTAGGCATTCCCCCACAAGCGTTTATCGGCAAAACCATCCGCGAAATGGGTTTTCCTGCCGAATTTGTGCATACTTTCGAGCCAGCACTACAGAAGGTTTTAGCTACGGGACAAGAGCAAATTATCGAGCTGAGCGCCCAGACTGCTAATGGTACTATAGGGTTCTCGCAAACGCGCTTGATGCCAGAAACCGCCCCTGATGGTACTGTCCATTCTATCCTTGCCCTCGGTCGCAATATTACAGCCATCCGAGCGGCTGAGATCGCCCAACGGCAACAAATGGAGCGAGAGCAACTGCTCAATGCGATCGTCCAACAAATGCGCGAGTCCCTCAATCTAGAGGAAATACTGAACACAACTGTCACGCAAGTACAAGCATTTCTCCAAGCAGACCGAGTTTTAATTTATCAGATCGAACCTGACGGTAGCGGCAAAGTTATAGCCCAAGCCGTTGCACCAGGGTGGAAGTCGTTACTCGATCTCGTCCTTTCAATTGAAGCACTTCCCCTGCATACCCAACAGCAGTATTTGCGCGGCAAGATTGGCAGAATTTGCGATTGCGACAATGCAAGTATTCCCCCTTGTTTGGTAGACTTCATGCACCAAACCCAAGCCAGAGCAAAGCTGACAATCCCAATTATTCAACAACACAAGCTCTGGGGATTATTAATCGTCCATCAGTGCAGCCAACCGCGAGACTGGCAAACTTGGGAACGTCAGTTATTGCAGCAACTCGCTAACAAAATGGCGATCGCAATTCAACACTCAGAATTGCACCAACAACTCCAAACCGAACTGCAAGAACGTCGCCAAATCGAGCAAGCATTACGCCAGAGCGAAACCGAATTTCGCTTACTGAGTGAAAATTCGCCATTAGGCATTTTTAGAACTAACAATCGCGGAGAATATACTTACATCAATCCCCGCTATCAACAGATTTGCGACTGTACGTTTGAAGAGGCAATGGGTAGGGGATGGTTGCAACTGATACATCCAGAAAACCGCGATTTCGTGATTTCCCAGAACTCAAAAGCTGTGGGCGAGATGAAATCATGTCTCAGTGAGTTTCACTTCGTCTGCAAAGATGGTTCGAGCCGTTACTGTCGCGTCCAAGCCGTACCGTTATTTAACGATGATGAGACATACATAGGACACGTCGGCACGATCGAAGATATTACCGAAAGTCGGGCGATCGCTCAGATGAAAAATGATTTCATCGGTATTGTCAGCCACGAACTCCGCACCCCGTTAACATCTTTGCGCGGTTCCCTTGGCTTACTCGCCACTGGCGTTTACGACAACAAGCCCGAAAAAGGCAAGCGGATGTTACAAGTAGCCGCAGAAAGCGCCGCTCGTCTAGTGCGACTCGTCAGCGATATTCTCGATTTAGAGCGGTTGGAGTCTGGCAAAGTTACCCTCGAACGACAACACTGCAATGCCGCAGATTTGATGCTGCAATCTGTAGAAGCTATGCGCGCTAGCGCCGAACAAAACCAAGTTACCCTCTCCCTCACCCCACTCCAGATCCAAATTTGGGCTGCTCCCGATGCCATCATTCAAACCTTGACAAATTTACTCAGTAATGCAGTCAAGTTTTCCGCCCCAGGCAGTACTGTGTGGTTGAGTGCTGAATTAGGGAGCAGGGAGCAGGGAGCAGGGAGCAGGGGAGCAGGGAAGAGAGCTGAGGGAGCTGGGGGAGCTGAGGAGCAACAACCGTCAACTGTCTTCACGGAGTGTAGCGTCAGCGTTTATCGTCAACAATCAACTACCAACTACCAACTACCAACTACCAGCATAATTTTTCAAGTCAAAGATCGAGGCAGAGGCATTCCAGCAGATAAGTTAGAAACGATCTTCGGACAATTCCAACAAGTCGATGTTTCCGATTCTCGCCAAAAGGGAGGCACAGGTTTAGGTTTAGCCATCTGTCGCAGCATCATCCGCCAACATGGAGGACAAATCTGGGCAGAAAGCGTCTTAGGCGAAGGTAGTTCTTTCTACTTCACCCTACCATTGAATACAGTTGACGGTTGA